A segment of the Ochotona princeps isolate mOchPri1 chromosome 16, mOchPri1.hap1, whole genome shotgun sequence genome:
AGGTGCCCCTTTGACTGTCAGAGTTCTCCATGGCAGCTTGGGGGATGTGGCTGCAGTGGACACCCGGCTCTGGGCACCTGCTGGCCGGGCACTCATGCTGAATTGCCTTGGAAACATGGAGAAAAGGATCTGGGGTTGGCGATGAGCGTGGGGGTGCCTGCCGTTAGCCAGGTCCCCTGCGGtggtggctgcgatggccagggtATGACCAGGTACAAGCAGTCAGCACACACCCACCATTGCTACTGGGAAGGAGATGGCTTCTTGTATTAATGGGTGTGTGGCCTTTTAAGCGGCCCTTTTATGAGGACACAGGGTGGGCGTCCCGCTGCCTGGTTtcgttcccatccagcttccagaaagcagctgatgatgcgTAACCCCTGCCGGCCAtgagggagaccccagtggagcTCCTAGCTCCAACCTGAGGAGCCAACTGGCAGAGGGAAGACTTCTGTTTGTCCCTTGGCCTTCCCCAATAAATAGACATCTATCAATCAGTGCTAATAGTTTACTCAAGGAAGGTGTCTGATGGCTGGAGTGCAGGGTGGCTTCTTTGGTCTGTCTTGGTCCCATCTTCCTGTTTCTTGGAACACACCAAGACAGGGACCCAGAGAACAAGGGAAGTCAGGTGACAGCCTTGGGGGACCCCCGAGAGACGCCCACCCGACACAGAGGCAGGAGGGACCTTGCCTTGCCACGGCCCGTCCTCCCATCCTGGGGAAGCCAGCGCCGTGGATGGGTCCCTCAGCCCACAGTGTTGCTGGTTCTGTCTGGCCCCAGGGCCTGGGTGTTTGTGTCCTGGGGGCCCTGCTGGCTCTAGGCGGCTTGAGGGGTTGAGGGTGGGGAAAAGAGACAGGCTATGGGTGTTGGGTGAGTGGCATCTGGCTTGATTGGAAACGTCCTCTGCAAGTCACACCATACCTTGGTTTCTGTCTGCACCGTGGTGCCCCCCGAGGTGGCCCACGGAAAATCCCGGGCTGCCAGCGGCCTGGCTACCCCAGGCAGCTGGTGGTGCCCAGGGCGGGCTGGGGCCTGCCCCTCGGGAGGCAGGAGGCCCCCGGGTAATGAGTGGGTGGGGCTGCCGTACAGACACGGCTGAGCTCAGCGTCTGGCTGTGTGGACATGGCCGGGCCAGGGCTTGGGGGCCACCCCACCGGGCCGCTCctgccgctgctgttgctgctgctgccacccctGGCCCTGCCGGAAGGACCCCTGGTGTTCGTGGCCGTGGTGAGCACCCCCCACCCCTGTCACCCTCTCTGCATCCCGGCCCCACCCTGCACCTGTCCTCCAGCGTGGCCCTGACTCGTTCCCGTCCCCCAGGTGTTCCGCCATGGCGACCGGGCCCCCCTGGCCTCTTACCCCACGGACCCCCACAAGGATGTGGTCTCCGCCCTGTGGCCCCGTGGCCTGGGCCAGCTGACCGGGGTGAGCAGCAGGGGTGCGGGCACGgatatggggggagggcagctGCTGAAGCTCGCTCTGTCCCCAGGAGGGCGTCcgccagcagctggagctgggccgattcCTGAGGAGGCGCTACAAGGCCTTCCTGAGCCCCGAGTTCCGGCGGGAGGAGGTACTGCATGTTGACCTCTCACCCTTGACCCCCACCTACCCCAACACTGTCTCGGCCTCTGGTGTCTGACCTCTGCCAACCAAACCTTCACCTTACTTTATAATCTCCGACCTCACTGCAGGCTGAGTCATGCTTTGACCCCTGACCTTTATTTGCTGACCTCCACTGGATCTGAGCCTCCTGGGCTTCACGCAGACTCCGTCACCTCTGACCCCGGGACTCCAAGGATTCTCTGCTGTTGATTCAACTGCCTTCCTGACTTGCAACCTTTGACCTCTGACCTTCATCAGTGCTGATCTTTCATTTCCGCTAACGTTCCCCAGTTGGGATCAGTTCTCCTGAACGCTCCTCTCTGACAAACCTGTATGAACTCTGACCCGTGTTTGACCTTGACCTCTCCACCTTCCCCCATTCTGACCCTCCCTGACTCAGCTGAGCGCCCCTTAGTCCAGCCGTGACCCGCACCCTCTACCTCCTGCCACTGGGCTCTGACCTTTGATCTCTGACGGATGAACCTGCCCCTCCCACGCCTCGCGTGACCCCCACGCGCGCTCTCCCCACCGTCCCACCCCGCGCAGGTGTATGTTCGCAGCACTGACTTCGACCGCACCTTGGAGAGCGCCCAGGCCAACCTGGCCGGACTGTTCCCAGAGGCGGCGCCGGGACGCGCCGAGGCCGACTGGAGGCCCATCCCGGTGCACACGGTGCCCGTGGGCGAGGACAAGGTCAGGGGGCTGCCCGGGGCTGGGCGCGGGGGACGCTGGCTGAGTGCAGAGGGTGCAGGGCGCACGGGGTACGCGGATGCCAGGGGCGCAGGGCGCACGGGGCGCGGGCTGAGTGCAGGGGGCGCAGGGCGCGAGGGGGGCGTGGGAATGCGGGCTGAGTGCAGGAGGCGCAGGGCGCGAGGGGTGTGGGGATGCGGGGGTTGCGGGTTGAGTGCAGGGGCCGTGGGACGTGGATGGCACGAGGGGCGGCGGCGGGGACCCTGAGCTTCGCTGTTACCCAGCTGCTGAGGTTCCCCATGCGGAGCTGTCCGCGGTACCACGAGCTGCTGCGCGAGTCCACCGAGGCCCCCGAATACCAAGAAGCCCTGGAGGGCTGGACGGTGAGCGGGGCCGGTGCGGGAGAGCACGAGTCAGCGCGGAGACCCCCAAGGCTCACGCGGCAcacccttccctcccaccccaggatTTCCTGGCACGTCTGGAGAACTTCACCGGGCTGGCACTGGTTGGGGAACCGCTCCGCAGGGCGTGGAAGGTTCTGGACACCCTCATCTGCCAggtgcctcccccccccccccgtgcctcGGTTTCCTCGTCTTCCCCACGGGGGTGGAGGGAAGACCTGGAGCAGATCTAACTCACGGGCAAGAGGGCGCCCTGCGTGCGCACCCCGGGACTTCTGAGGCCCTGGGTACCAGGGCAGGACCCCAGCTATGGGCTCACGGTAATAGCCTCTCTGACCCCTCTTGGCAGAGAGCCCACGGCCTGCAGCTCCCGTCCTGGGCGTCCCCTCACGTCCTGCGGACGCTCGCCCAGATCTCGGCCCTGGACATTGGCGCCCACGTGGGCCCACCCAAGGCGGCGGAGAAGGCCCAGCTGAGTGGGGGTGAGGTGCAGGGCCAGTAGGCCCGGGAGCCTTGGTGCGGGGCGGGGAGGGCGAAGGGGCGCCTGGGAGCGAGATGGGGAGATGTTCTGAGCGCAGGTCTCTGATCTCAGGGATCCTGCTGGACGCCATCCTGGCCAACTTCTCCCGGGCCCAGCGCCTGGGACTGCCGCTCAAGATGGTGATGTACTCGGCTGTGAGTCCTGGGGAGGCGCTAAAGGGGTGACGGCGGACTTGGGGCGAGCGCTGTGTTCCCAAGCCCCATCGTGCCAGGACACGGCTGAGCAGCCAGCTGACCCAGGCTGCAGCGGGCGGAGGGGTCTGGTTGGAGCTgagggcctgggggggggggctcaGCTGTCCCAACGCCCGGTCCTCCCGTGCCTGCAGCACGACAGCACCCTGCTGGCCCTCCAGGGAGCCCTGGGCCTCTACGACGGCCACACGCCACCCTATGCCGCCTGCTTGGGCTTCGAGTTTCGGAGACACCTCAGGGACCCGGACACCGACGGAGGGTGAGGCCGGCGTGGCCAGCCGCCGGGGCGTGACGGGGGCGGTGGCACTGGCTGGCTGCGACAGGCCAGTGAGGAGGACCCggtctctcctctcccctgcagGAACGTCACCATCTCCCTCTTCTACCGCAACGACTCTGCCCGTGCGCCCCTGTCCCTCAGCCTCCCCGGGTGCCCCGCTTCCTGCCCACTGGGCCGCTTCCGCCACCTGACGGCCCCGGCTCGGCCCCCAGCGCAGGGCATCCCCTGCTACGGCGTCTATGAACCCGCCACCTCCCCAGGTGACGGCCTTGTGCGCTGGGGGTGGGAGCCCGGGGAGCCCAGGCCGGCAGACTCACAGCCCCCGTGTTCCTCCCGCAGCCACCGCGGTGCCCCTGCTGGCTGGAGCCGTGGCCCTGCTGGCAGTGCTCAGCTTGGGGATGGCCCTGCTGGCCCGGAGACCGGCCTGCCTGCGGGCCTGGGGGGGGGCCGTGTGAGCTGGGAAACCAGGGCGCCCCTCCCCCTTAGCTGACACTGGAACCCAACACGTGTGCTCCCACCCCCGCTGCCATGGCTCCTGTGGTTCACTGGGGTCGGGGAATGTGCTTGTGGTCCCGAGGACACGCATGGCCAGGGGCTCCTCAGGCTGGGGTCAGAGGTCAGGTTCACATTTTGGTGTGGGGAAGGGGCAACAGAGGACACACACCACTGATGGTCAGGGACttggccacatggctgggaggAGGCTACAGCAGAGGGCGGGCAGCATGCCCaggtcccagaggaagctccagctgGAGCGTGGTGGTGGGGGATGTTAGACCAGTCTTGGGGGGCTGCGCACCCGTGGCTCCCCCCTCTTCAATCACTTCAGCAAGTGGGATGGCCTCGCCTAAGGGTTCCAAAGATTCCCGATTGTTGGTACCCACACTGGGCTGTGGGCAAATCCCCCTGCCTGGACTTGAGGTCCGGGATGTGTCCAACCCCGACCAGGACCCCTGACTGCCCCTCCCCAGGCGGAACGGCAGGAGTGGGGAGACAAGCAAAGACAGACAGCAGTCTTGGAACACGTTTATGCATTCAGAATTTTCCAGAACATTCCCAAGGCTGTGAATCATAGAAATGGCCCCTTGGGCTCCTGTGGCCACGCAGGCAAGGACATCCCTCCATGGTGTCCTGCAGCGGATGGACATGAGGGCAGCCCAGGCAGCTCCTCCCACAGGCCCGGCCGGAGTGGCAGCGGCTGCCTGACACGCAGGGGAGCCCCCCAGGTCTGGGCTGGGCCCCGAGGTCAGCGCTGACCCTGTGAGGGCTGCTCAGGATTTCCTGGGATGTGGAAGCTGGTGTCGGGGACCAGCCCCCCAGGCTAGGGGACCGAGTCTTCATGAAGTTGATGGGGACTCGTGCAAACGCCTGTCCTCCAGGTCCATCTGGTGGCCATGGCCGTCCACGGCAGGGAACAGGGAGCTGCGGGCAGAGAGAAGGCGTGAGGTGCAGGAAGGgccacccccaccctgcacccTGGGGAGTGGGGCCCTCAGAACCCCTGGGTGTCAAAGGCCCAGGGAGCACAGCGTCCTCAGGAGGGGTCGGAGCCCAGTGCTGGGCATCATGGGGTCCCCAGGCATGGCCAGGCAGGTGCCCTGACTGTGGCTAGCCCAACGAGTCCCGTGGTCTCACCTGGCATGGCACAGGCGGCTCTGGCGTCCACTGGCATCACCTGTTGGCAGGAGAGGGGGGTCAGTGAGGTGCAAGGTAGCCAGGGGTGTCCTTCCCTACCCCGGGATGGCCGGCGCCCAGTGCTGGCCACATGGGGACCGCCCAGCCTGCAGGGGTGTCACCCCGAGCCACGCGGCTCCTGCCCCCTCCACGCTCTAGAACATTCGGCAGCCCCTGTGGCGTGCCCGCTGGAGGTGCGCAGGCCTGCCCGCACAGCTGACCTGCAACGCGGGAAGGACTTGGGGGACGAGCAGGGCCCCAGTACCCCGAGCTCGAGACTCCTCAGACCCCCGGGTGTCAAAGGTCCCGGGGCGCACTGCGTCTTCAGGGGTGGTCagagcccagtgctggccatcacGGGAGCCCCGAGCCTCGCTTCGCGGGGACCCCCGCCCCacttctgcacctgctgctgtgttgGGGGGAGCTGCACGCTCCGCCAGCCAGGAGCGGAGTCCCTCGGCCCCGTGAGCCGGCACGGGAGGCGCTTCGGGCCCGCGCTGACCCAAGGGCCGTAAGGCTGAGCGGACGCAGCCAAACCCGCCCTGCAAGGGTCCCCGTCCCGCCTGGGTCCCCCAGCACCGGGCGCTGCACCCCACTTATCACCAAGATGACGCCACCCAGCCAGGCCCGCCGCGGCGGGAGGGGAAGCGCCAGCGCCGAGCCCCGCGTCCGCGGCCACGGCCACACGGCCGCCTCACCTCGCGCCACACGAGCCTCCCCAGAGGCAGCGAACCCCGAAAGGCGGCCGCACGTCGCAACCCGCTCCCCTTTAATAGGGCGGGCGCGCGGCCCCGGGGGGCCTCCAGGACGCGCGCCTGTGCGCAAACGCAGCTTCGGAGCCTGCAGGCGGCGAGGCCTGCCTTTTTCCTAGAATCTTCCCGAATAGGTGAGGAAATATCTCTCTCCAGgcgaaaaaatatatatatatttaagagttATCCAGCAC
Coding sequences within it:
- the ACP4 gene encoding testicular acid phosphatase isoform X2 produces the protein MAGPGLGGHPTGPLLPLLLLLLPPLALPEGPLVFVAVVFRHGDRAPLASYPTDPHKDVVSALWPRGLGQLTGEGVRQQLELGRFLRRRYKAFLSPEFRREEVYVRSTDFDRTLESAQANLAGLFPEAAPGRAEADWRPIPVHTVPVGEDKLLRFPMRSCPRYHELLRESTEAPEYQEALEGWTDFLARLENFTGLALVGEPLRRAWKVLDTLICQRAHGLQLPSWASPHVLRTLAQISALDIGAHVGPPKAAEKAQLSGGILLDAILANFSRAQRLGLPLKMVMYSAHDSTLLALQGALGLYDGHTPPYAACLGFEFRRHLRDPDTDGGNVTISLFYRNDSARAPLSLSLPGCPASCPLGRFRHLTAPARPPAQGIPCYGVYEPATSPATAVPLLAGAVALLAVLSLGMALLARRPACLRAWGGAV
- the ACP4 gene encoding testicular acid phosphatase isoform X1, encoding MAGPGLGGHPTGPLLPLLLLLLPPLALPEGPLVFVAVVFRHGDRAPLASYPTDPHKDVVSALWPRGLGQLTGEGVRQQLELGRFLRRRYKAFLSPEFRREEVYVRSTDFDRTLESAQANLAGLFPEAAPGRAEADWRPIPVHTVPVGEDKLLRFPMRSCPRYHELLRESTEAPEYQEALEGWTDFLARLENFTGLALVGEPLRRAWKVLDTLICQRAHGLQLPSWASPHVLRTLAQISALDIGAHVGPPKAAEKAQLSGGILLDAILANFSRAQRLGLPLKMVMYSAHDSTLLALQGALGLYDGHTPPYAACLGFEFRRHLRDPDTDGGNVTISLFYRNDSARAPLSLSLPGCPASCPLGRFRHLTAPARPPAQGIPCYGVYEPATSPGDGLVRWGWEPGEPRPADSQPPCSSRSHRGAPAGWSRGPAGSAQLGDGPAGPETGLPAGLGGGRVSWETRAPLPLS